The Congregibacter litoralis KT71 genome contains a region encoding:
- a CDS encoding acylase, translated as MPLALASLTRCSSSVNENSENRRGASTSTRTRFFGGLVLLQALLCAPVSLADTAQSMARTDSDASLMPEGGYRVTIRKGPYGVPHIQADDYGSLGYGEAYAAAHDHVCNMALALLQARGESARYLGAGANNSNIALDAVVHGLDLRAQAEIALAAQDAETRRWLAGYSAGYNRYLDKHRGSRNSSWCSGAEWLRNATPLDHMTRMVMAAQTLPRMSGAIANVQPPTEASELAGNGSAALELAALDAASLEGMGSNGWALGSEYTENGRGMLLANPHYPWYGESRFWEKHLTIPGKLNIYGAHLLGSPGVSIGFNENLGWTHTVSASQRLVLYRLELDPENPMRYRYGDDWRDIEARVVTFPLRDANGEVTQHEHTVYVSDHGPLLSMPGMTWDGTYAYAARDANVGNHSLLAQWKAMGEARSLDEFIQAHRKYNAMPWVNTIATSADGRALYLDNSTVGNLSDEAQALWKASLTSDPLAAQLYQGRRMVLLNARDPRNTWIDDDSAPIAGTVPFAERPLIERRDYVFNSNDSYWLSSPRQPTTGHSILYGPAESARSLRTRMNVRMLENDYGDAGDDGLFAIHEIQKALFSNRGLTAELLLPELITICRASAEDLQNACDVLAAYDGSLNLDSPGAPLFREWITRYDRLDTVSTGKLFKEPFDASQPAMTPTALGDAELALQSLKDAVAVMNAAGMPLNASLRDTQFAWRAGKAIPVHGGNGFEGVANLQMAGNPAASPIAGIKPAKIADSRYLTDKGYPVVHGSSFIYTLGFDDHGPVAEALLSYSQSGNPRSPHFRDQTALYAKKQWRKVAFHESDIAATARSIRVLRSGDSP; from the coding sequence ATGCCTTTAGCACTCGCGTCCCTCACCCGTTGCTCCAGCAGCGTTAACGAAAACTCCGAAAACCGCCGTGGAGCCAGCACCAGCACTCGCACCCGGTTTTTTGGGGGGCTTGTGCTTCTCCAGGCGCTCCTCTGCGCCCCCGTGTCACTCGCCGACACGGCACAGTCCATGGCGAGGACGGATTCCGATGCATCACTGATGCCCGAAGGCGGCTATCGCGTGACTATCCGCAAGGGCCCCTATGGTGTCCCGCATATTCAGGCAGATGACTATGGTTCCCTGGGCTATGGCGAGGCGTATGCCGCGGCCCACGACCATGTTTGTAATATGGCGCTGGCATTGCTTCAGGCACGGGGTGAGAGTGCCCGCTATCTCGGTGCAGGCGCCAATAACAGCAACATAGCCCTCGATGCGGTGGTCCATGGTCTGGATCTTCGGGCCCAGGCCGAGATCGCCCTCGCCGCCCAGGACGCGGAAACCCGTCGCTGGCTCGCTGGCTACAGCGCGGGCTACAACCGCTACCTGGATAAGCATAGGGGATCCCGGAACAGCTCCTGGTGCAGTGGTGCCGAATGGCTCCGCAATGCCACGCCCCTCGATCATATGACCCGTATGGTCATGGCAGCTCAGACTCTCCCGCGCATGAGCGGCGCAATTGCAAACGTGCAGCCACCGACAGAAGCCTCCGAGTTGGCAGGGAACGGCAGCGCGGCACTGGAGCTTGCAGCCCTTGATGCCGCGTCCCTCGAGGGCATGGGATCCAATGGCTGGGCACTGGGCAGTGAGTACACGGAGAACGGCCGGGGCATGCTCCTCGCCAACCCCCACTACCCCTGGTACGGCGAAAGCCGCTTTTGGGAGAAGCACCTCACCATTCCCGGAAAGCTGAACATTTATGGCGCTCACCTCCTTGGCAGCCCCGGCGTGTCCATTGGTTTTAACGAGAATCTTGGCTGGACCCACACCGTGTCCGCCAGCCAGCGCCTCGTGCTCTATCGTCTGGAACTGGACCCGGAAAACCCCATGCGCTATCGCTACGGGGACGACTGGCGCGATATTGAGGCCCGGGTGGTCACATTCCCGCTGCGGGACGCCAATGGCGAGGTCACCCAGCACGAACACACGGTCTATGTCAGCGACCACGGCCCATTGTTGAGCATGCCCGGCATGACCTGGGACGGGACGTACGCCTACGCCGCCCGGGACGCCAATGTCGGCAACCACTCCCTCCTTGCCCAGTGGAAAGCCATGGGAGAGGCCCGCAGTCTGGATGAATTTATTCAGGCCCACCGCAAGTACAACGCCATGCCCTGGGTGAATACCATTGCCACGAGCGCCGACGGCCGTGCGCTCTACCTCGATAATTCCACCGTGGGCAACCTCAGTGACGAGGCCCAGGCCCTTTGGAAGGCGTCTCTGACATCTGACCCCCTCGCCGCCCAGCTATATCAAGGAAGACGTATGGTGTTGCTGAACGCCAGGGATCCCCGCAACACCTGGATTGACGATGACTCGGCGCCCATCGCAGGTACCGTGCCCTTCGCAGAACGCCCCCTTATTGAGCGCAGGGACTACGTTTTCAACTCCAACGACAGCTACTGGCTGAGCAGTCCCAGACAACCCACGACGGGACACTCGATTCTGTATGGACCGGCGGAATCGGCTCGCTCCCTGCGGACGCGAATGAACGTCCGGATGCTGGAGAATGACTATGGCGATGCAGGCGACGACGGTCTCTTCGCCATTCACGAAATTCAAAAGGCGCTGTTTTCCAACCGGGGACTCACCGCCGAGCTACTCCTGCCCGAGCTGATCACGATCTGCAGGGCTTCGGCTGAAGACCTGCAAAATGCCTGCGATGTGCTGGCGGCCTATGACGGCAGCCTCAATCTTGATAGCCCGGGCGCACCGCTGTTCCGAGAGTGGATAACCCGCTACGACCGCCTGGATACCGTAAGCACAGGCAAGTTGTTCAAGGAGCCCTTCGACGCGAGCCAGCCCGCTATGACCCCCACTGCCCTGGGAGACGCCGAGCTTGCCCTTCAATCTCTCAAAGACGCCGTGGCGGTCATGAACGCGGCAGGAATGCCTCTTAATGCCAGTTTACGAGACACACAGTTCGCCTGGCGCGCAGGCAAGGCAATACCCGTGCACGGGGGCAACGGTTTTGAGGGTGTGGCCAATCTTCAAATGGCAGGTAACCCGGCGGCCTCGCCCATCGCAGGCATCAAGCCGGCAAAGATCGCCGACAGTCGCTATCTCACCGATAAGGGGTATCCCGTGGTCCACGGCAGCAGTTTTATCTACACCCTTGGCTTCGACGACCATGGGCCCGTCGCCGAAGCGCTGCTGAGCTACAGTCAATCCGGCAATCCCCGCAGCCCTCACTTTCGCGACCAGACAGCGCTCTATGCGAAGAAGCAGTGGCGAAAAGTGGCTTTCCATGAGTCGGATATCGCCGCGACGGCACGTAGCATCCGGGTTCTGCGCAGCGGCGACAGCCCCTGA
- a CDS encoding ROK family protein, which produces METTTSLLGVDLGGSKIEAAIMDAAGVVTHRARCPTPKNSYEDTLAAIRELCEQLESETGLPDRRPLGICTPGSPSPETGLMRNCNSTALNGQRLLADLEDCCARPVRIANDADCLALSEASDGSGAEADSVFGVIVGTGVGGGIVIRGSLLQGPNAISGEWGHNPMPLDRLATLPPALSPSRLCYCGRQNCIETWLSGPGLALSHEQLHGDGISVGELSLEHPDDAHRASLSLYADMLATALGGVVNLLDPELIVMGGGLSNIPSLYREVPALLARKLFSDVCRTKIYPAQHGDSSGVRGAAWLWRDTVSASS; this is translated from the coding sequence ATGGAAACAACAACATCACTCCTGGGTGTGGATCTCGGGGGCAGTAAAATCGAAGCCGCGATCATGGACGCCGCCGGCGTCGTGACCCATCGAGCACGCTGCCCCACCCCTAAAAACAGCTATGAGGACACCCTTGCAGCAATTCGCGAGCTCTGTGAGCAGCTGGAATCCGAAACAGGCCTACCCGACCGACGTCCCCTGGGTATCTGCACACCGGGCTCCCCCTCTCCCGAGACCGGTCTTATGCGCAACTGCAATAGCACCGCTTTGAACGGCCAGCGTTTGCTCGCGGACCTGGAGGACTGCTGCGCAAGACCCGTGCGTATCGCCAATGACGCTGACTGCCTGGCCCTGTCGGAGGCCAGCGATGGCTCGGGCGCAGAAGCCGATAGTGTCTTTGGCGTCATCGTGGGTACCGGCGTGGGGGGCGGCATCGTCATCCGGGGCAGCCTGCTTCAGGGCCCCAACGCCATCAGCGGAGAGTGGGGCCACAATCCTATGCCATTGGATCGCCTGGCGACGCTTCCACCCGCTCTCTCTCCGTCCCGACTTTGCTACTGCGGAAGACAAAACTGCATCGAGACCTGGCTGAGCGGCCCGGGGCTGGCGCTGAGCCACGAACAGCTCCACGGCGACGGCATCTCCGTCGGTGAGCTTTCCCTGGAACACCCCGACGACGCGCACCGCGCAAGCCTGTCACTCTACGCAGACATGCTGGCAACAGCCCTGGGGGGCGTGGTCAATCTCCTGGACCCCGAGCTTATTGTGATGGGCGGCGGTCTCTCCAATATCCCGTCCCTGTATCGGGAAGTCCCTGCGCTCCTTGCAAGGAAGCTGTTCTCCGACGTCTGTCGCACAAAGATCTACCCAGCCCAGCATGGCGACAGTAGTGGTGTTCGTGGCGCTGCCTGGCTGTGGCGTGACACCGTCAGCGCCTCTTCATAG